One window from the genome of Anticarsia gemmatalis isolate Benzon Research Colony breed Stoneville strain chromosome 8, ilAntGemm2 primary, whole genome shotgun sequence encodes:
- the LOC142974931 gene encoding nudC domain-containing protein 3, with translation MSSTPDFTKYDQVLSSILVNEKSILGFLSAIFNFLARRTDFYHVPEGPYENMGFPPGVAEELVIKVLRTCDPKNWKGPNGASRPADISNEIMCSTVAQEVEVIAEEDKEEFEEQETETAVIDTKEQINYPDISKLKVESQDIPKEGSNTSAISKGAIPKTEAEKTVKEAAKVIPDDYQPPVIPTQNSETYNGAERDIYLWSQTIMELEATVKLPPDIKSSKDLKVTINPNDITIAKRNGDIILKDSLPYKIKVMDSFWSISEKKLVIHLEKVQERWWDRLLNNEEPIDLSKIDCSRPLTDLPEDHVAKVRELQWNQERKMQGLPTSDEIRNIDILKKAWNAPGSPFQGQKFDPNILNSTAPLPSYSGDQ, from the exons ATGTCGAGCACTCCTGATTTCACCAAATACGATCAAGTGCTATCATCGATACTTGTCAATGAGAAATCTATCTTAGGTTTTCTGTCAGCTATTTTCAACTTTTTAGCAAGGAG GACAGACTTTTACCATGTGCCGGAAGGTCCGTACGAAAACATGGGATTCCCACCAGGCGTCGCCGAAGAGCTCGTCATCAAAGTGCTCAGGACTTGCGATCCTAAAAACTGGAAAGGCCCTAATGGAGCGTCAAGACCAGCAGACATAAGCAACGAAATAATGTGTTCGACAGTCGCTCAAGAAGTAGAAGTAATCGCTGAAGAAGATAAAGAGGAATTTGAGGAACAAGAGACTGAAACAGCAGTGATTGATACAAAGGAACAGATAAATTATCCTGATATATCGAAACTGAAAGTTGAAAGCCAAGATATACCAAAAGAAGGTTCTAATACTTCTGCCATAAGTAAAGGTGCGATACCCAAGACTGAAGCTGAGAAGACTGTGAAAGAGGCAGCCAAAGTGATCCCTGATGATTATCAGCCTCCAGTGATTCCTACACAGAACAGTGAGACCTACAATGGTGCTGAACGAGATATATATTTGTGGTCGCAGACTATTATGGAACTAG AAGCAACAGTGAAACTCCCACCTGACATTAAATCATCGAAGGATCTGAAAGTGACCATCAACCCAAATGACATAACCATTGCTAAGAGAAACGGAGACATTATATTAAAGGACTCATTGCCGTACAAGATCAAAGTTATGGACAGCTTCTGGAGTATCAGTGAAAAGAAACTGGTTATACATTTAG AGAAAGTGCAGGAAAGATGGTGGGATAGATTGTTGAACAATGAAGAACCCATTGATCTATCTAAAATAGACTGTTCAAGACCATTGACAGATTTGCCTGAAGACCATGTAGCTAAG gTGCGTGAATTACAATGGAACCAGGAACGCAAGATGCAAGGCCTGCCTACCAGTGACGAGATCCGCAACATCGACATATTAAAGAAGGCTTGGAACGCCCCTGGCTCCCCGTTCCAAGGACAAAAGTTTGATCCAAACATCCTCAATAGTACTGCTCCATTACCTTCCTACTCTGGTGACCAGTAA
- the LOC142974725 gene encoding zinc-type alcohol dehydrogenase-like protein SERP1785 encodes MIFPYGVISVIFFAALGTHASYNNTMSLPKTMRAIGLYKYLPITDVNSLIDLEVNLPSYSKSDVLVEVKATSVNPIDTKQRAPKPNVEATPRILGWDGAGVVVAKGDEANLFNVGDEVFFTGDLRRSGSYAQYMAVDQILVGPKPKKLTFEQAAAMPLTSLTAFESLYDRLQLSEKDKGKSLLVINSAGGVGSVATQVGKILGMKVIGTASRTETQNFTREFGADLVLNHTKDLVPQLKENGYEGGVDYILVNYDPAPYWDTLMTVIKPQGKICLIVDTSTPLDLRPLKDKSLTLVSEMMFTRLKYNTEDKMRQHQLLKEVSRLLDEGKLKCTLTKTMSPINAANLREAHRIIERQKMVGKLVLSKFT; translated from the coding sequence ATGATATTCCCTTACGGTGTTATTTCAGTGATATTCTTCGCTGCACTCGGCACGCACGCGTCTTATAACAACACGATGTCTTTACCTAAAACTATGCGAGCTATCGGCCTCTATAAATACTTGCCGATAACAGACGTTAACAGTCTCATTGATTTGGAAGTGAATTTACCGAGTTATAGTAAGTCTGATGTCTTGGTTGAGGTTAAGGCTACATCAGTGAATCCTATTGATACGAAGCAGCGGGCGCCGAAGCCGAATGTTGAAGCAACTCCTCGTATCTTAGGCTGGGATGGCGCCGGAGTCGTGGTCGCTAAAGGAGACGAAGCAAACCTGTTTAATGTTGGTGATGAAGTGTTCTTTACCGGCGACTTGAGAAGAAGCGGTTCATACGCGCAGTACATGGCTGTGGACCAGATTCTAGTTGGACCAAAACCTAAGAAGCTAACGTTTGAACAAGCCGCTGCTATGCCGTTAACATCTCTCACAGCTTTCGAATCTCTGTACGATCGCTTACAACTGTCAGAGAAGGATAAAGGCAAGTCTTTGTTAGTCATAAACAGTGCAGGAGGCGTCGGCTCAGTTGCCACTCAAGTTGGTAAAATATTAGGAATGAAAGTGATCGGGACGGCATCCCGTACAGAAACTCAAAACTTTACTCGCGAGTTTGGAGCTGATCTTGTGTTAAACCATACCAAAGATCTGGTCCCGCAGTTAAAAGAAAACGGATACGAAGGAGGCGTTGATTACATTCTCGTGAACTACGACCCAGCTCCTTACTGGGACACGTTAATGACAGTCATCAAACCTCAAGGAAAGATCTGTTTGATTGTAGATACCAGTACTCCTTTAGACTTGAGGCCTTTGAAGGATAAAAGTCTAACTTTAGTATCAGAAATGATGTTTACAAGACTGAAATACAATACTGAAGATAAGATGAGACAGCATCAACTACTGAAGGAGGTATCACGGTTGCTTGATGAAGGGAAACTAAAGTGTACTTTGACTAAAACAATGTCGCCGATCAACGCGGCGAATTTAAGAGAGGCTCATAGAATCATTGAAAGACAGAAAATGGTTGGGAAATTAGTGTTGTCTAAGTTTACTTAG